A region of Solanum dulcamara chromosome 7, daSolDulc1.2, whole genome shotgun sequence DNA encodes the following proteins:
- the LOC129896529 gene encoding bidirectional sugar transporter SWEET10-like — MAFSAEHWAFAFGVLGNIVSFIVFLSPLPTFYTIYKKKTAEGYQSIPYVVALFSSMLWIYYAFLKSNTTLLITINSFGVFVETIYVAFYIFYAPKISRVQTIKMILLFVVGGFGAIILVTQFLFKGAIRGQVVGWICLIFSLCVFVAPLGIVRKVIKTKSVEYMPLLLSVFLTLSAVMWFFYGLLLKDINIAAPNVLGFIFGILQMILYVIYSKKESAILKEQKLPEIQKPEVIVKDDNMNTNNKKFPELTQEQIIDIVRLGLMVCKDKVHVATCPHGTTCEAKVDETTPKLQTVEV, encoded by the exons atggCATTTTCTGCAGAACACTGGGCTTTTGCTTTTGGTGTCCTTG GCAACATCGTTTCGTTCATCGTATTCCTTTCTCCACT GCCCACGTTTTACACAATTTACAAGAAGAAAACAGCTGAAGGGTACCAATCAATTCCATACGTGGTTGCTCTCTTTAGTTCCATGCTTTGGATATACTATGCATTTTTGAAGAGCAACACAACACTTCTCATAACTATTAACTCATTTGGTGTCTTCGTTGAAACTATCTACGTTGCTTTCTACATTTTCTACGCACCAAAAATATCAAGG GTCCAAACTATAAAGATGATCTTATTATTTGTTGTGGGTGGATTTGGTGCAATAATTTTGGTTACTCAATTTCTATTCAAAGGAGCCATTCGTGGACAAGTTGTTGGATGGATTTGCCTTATTTTCTCCTTATGTGTCTTTGTTGCACCCTTAGGCATTGTG AGAAAAGTCATCAAAACAAAGAGTGTGGAATACATGCCACTTCTCCTATCAGTTTTTCTGACGTTAAGTGCTGTTATGTGGTTCTTCtatggtcttttattaaaagacatTAACATCGCT GCTCCAAATGTACTGGGATTCATCTTCGGTATACTCCAAATGATTCTCTATGTAATATACAGCAAAAAAGAGTCGGCCATTCTTAAGGAACAGAAACTTCCAGAGATACAAAAGCCTGAAGTCATTGTGAAGGATGACAACATGAATACTAATAATAAGAAGTTTCCAGAACTTACACAAGAACAAATTATTGACATAGTAAGGCTTGGTTTAATGGTTTGCAAAGATAAAGTACACGTGGCGACGTGTCCGCATGGTACTACATGTGAAGCTAAAGTTGATGAGACCACGCCCAAGCTGCAAACTGTGGAAGTCTAG
- the LOC129896465 gene encoding bidirectional sugar transporter SWEET10-like codes for MAGMSGHWAFAFGVLGNIVSFIVFLSPIPTFCKIYKKKSTEGYQSIPYVIALFSSMLWIYYALLKTNTTLLITINSFGMFIETIYVGLYLYYAPKKAKVQTVNMLLLTVVGGFGAIILVTQFLFKGAVRGQVVGWICLIFSLCVFVAPLGIVRKVIKTKSVEYMPLLLSVFLTLSAVMWFFYGLLLKDINIAAPNVLGFIFGILQIVLYAIYSKKEKVILKEQKLPEIQTPAVIVKDENMNINKKLPELTQEQIIDIVKLGLLVCSDKVQVATCPNDTNCGVKATNNNVENMSKLQTAA; via the exons atggcTGGTATGTCTGGTCACTGGGCTTTTGCTTTTGGTGTCCTTG GCAACATAGTCTCATTCATTGTGTTCCTTTCTCCAAT ACCCACGTTTTGTAAAATTTACAAGAAGAAATCAACAGAAGGGTATCAATCAATTCCATACGTGATTGCTCTCTTTAGCTCCATGCTTTGGATTTACTATGCACTTTTGAAGACCAACACAACACTTCTCATAACAATTAACTCCTTTGGTATGTTCATTGAGACTATCTATGTTGGTCTCTACCTTTACTATGCACCAAAGAAAGCCAAG GTCCAAACGGTAAACATGCTACTTTTAACAGTGGTTGGTGGATTTGGTGCAATAATTTTGGTTACTCAATTTCTATTCAAAGGAGCCGTTCGTGGACAAGTTGTTGGATGGATTTGCCTTATTTTCTCCTTATGTGTCTTTGTTGCACCCTTAGGCATTGTG AGAAAAGTCATCAAAACAAAAAGTGTGGAATACATGCCATTACTTCTATCAGTTTTTCTCACATTAAGTGCTGTTATGTGGTTCTTCTACGGTCTCCTACTAAAAGACATTAACATTGCA GCTCCAAATGTATTGGGATTCATCTTTGGTATACTTCAAATTGTGCTGTATGCAATATACAGCAAAAAAGAGAAGGTCATTCTAAAGGAACAGAAACTTCCAGAAATACAAACTCCTGCAGTAATTGTGAAGGATGAGAACATGAATATTAATAAGAAGCTTCCAGAACTTACACAGGAACAAATTATTGATATAGTAAAACTTGGTTTACTGGTCTGCTCAGATAAAGTACAGGTTGCCACGTGTCCAAATGATACTAATTGTGGAGTTAAAGCCACTAATAATAATGTAGAAAACATGTCCAAGCTGCAAACAGCGGCTTAA